Part of the Capsicum annuum cultivar UCD-10X-F1 chromosome 12, UCD10Xv1.1, whole genome shotgun sequence genome is shown below.
CAGAATACaactagaaaaaaaaatcctacatTTAAGCAATTCAAGCAAATCTGAATCAAGTGGACGTAACTTCTCACAACTGtcttttaagaagaaaaaaatggctcAACACTAATAAAAACAATACTCTAAGTTTTGTATTCAGTGCgtaaacaataaaaattatcCTAAAAACATTTGTGTGTATAATAGACAAATACTATGAGAGGTGGGGGTTGGGGCTATGGGTAGTGGCAGGTGGGGTTGGGGACTATGGGCATGGGGGAGAAGATGAGATATGTTGGGTGGGTAGGAGACGATCAATATAGAATGCCATTTGTGTAACTTGGTTTTCGTACTTCCACTAGGGaagtaattttcttcattttaaactTGTTTTCCTAGGTAAAATATTTTCCCAAAAGGTTTGACCAACCGAACGTCAAAAATTAGAGAACATAATGTTTTCCTCCATACCGAGCACACCcttaattgaattttatttttttttctaattagttGGACTTTATGTCACGGCTGAAGTCTTTGATTTAAGTCGACCTAGTTGTGTCAGTGAAAAATTTTACAAGACATTAAATTTGAAGCTTGTGATAATGTGATTCTACTTTCTGCTTGTTTAGCCATTGTCTAAATGAATACTTGACACTAACATAATACAATATGAGTAATTCCTCATTATTGTTCCTAATGTTTAATACAAAAACAATAATATATTCGGTGTAATCTCACAAGCGGGATCTGAAGAGGGTAGTGTGTACACTAGACCATATTCCTGATGtttaatttgtaaataaaaaagagACAATGGCAAAGCAATCTTTGTTGcattaaactataaaataaaaaggaactCTGCTTTTTCTCCCCTCTTTGCCTTGGAAACAAAAAACATGATGAATAAAGTGGTAGTAACTAAAGTTTTTGGCTTAATACATCGAAAATCTCTTAAAACTTGTTGGtaaatttcattttcaaacactaaaactacgACTTGTTCCAATAAAGGACTTAAAACACATGATAAAGTATTCGTTAGATTTCCGATTTCACTTCTGATATGCCAAAAGCATGACACTTGATCTCCTGTATTAACTCAGTTAGATGATTATAAGATGAGCCAGCTGTTTCGACAGCCCTCTTAACCATTGCTTCGATGTCTTTTGCTCTACTTCTGATCTTTTCGCTTTCCATGGAGTTGCTCATCAGCATTTTCACACTTGCCTCTATCTTCTCCTTCTTGACAATTGTATCCGTGATGTCAAATGTACTATGCCACACCTCTGCCCCAACAGCTACACCACATCCAAGAACCTCCACCAGTTTCTCATTGTAGAACTGCTCCGCGAACAATGGCCACGTCAGCATTGGCACTCCGGCTGTTAGAGACTCCAGAGTCGAGTTCCAGCCACAGTGAGTCATGAAAGCTCCGGTTGATGGATGGTTCAAGATCCTCAGCTGTGGCACCCATCCTCTGACTATTAGGCCTTTGTTGTCTGCAAGCATTTTTTTCTCAAAGCCGGGAGGCATCCAGCTTTCTTGCTCATTGTCACTCTTTCTTACCACCCAAAGAAACGATGAATTCGAGGCCTCAAGAGCCAAGGCAATTTCAGTAAGCTGAACATCAGAAAACCTCCCCATACTTCCAAAACAAATATACACAACAGAGTTTGCTTCTTGAGAATCAAGCCAACTTAAGCAGCTGTGTCGTTCTTGAACCGGAGTATTTCTTGAGTTGTTTGCCTCTTCCCTCTTTGAAAAATGAAACAAAGGACCTATGAGCCATGATTTTTTACCTTTGATTTTCTCGTAAAGATCAACATAACTCGGCTCTAGATCATAGATAGTGTCGTGAATCATAGCATAGCTCCGTGGTTCTGATTCTTTAATTTGCTTCAATAACTCCCAGTACGGTCCTTCGGGGTTGGTTTTCAAATCATCTGGTAGTTGTGATCTTTTCATTTCAATCTTATCTGGTAATCCCTGAATCAAGAAACTTTCTGAATCCGAACTTACCTTCTCGTGAGGTGTATACATCTTCAAACAATGTTCAACACACTGGAACATAACATTGTTTGCATAAAACATAAGTCTAGGTATCTTCAATTGCTCAGCTACATCCACAGTCCATGGGAAAAAAATGTCTGAAACAATGCAATGAGGTCGGAGCTCGAAAATAAGACTTTCCATAGGTTTTTGAAGTAGAAAGATTCCCATGAATACACCTGCAGCCATTTCTGCGCTAGTGGCCGCACTGAAATTTTCGATCCCTTCAGGTATGCCTACTTCAGCTGATGGAAATTTGAGTTTGTGGACGAATATTTTGTGGCCTAAATCAGTGGCATGATCGATGGATGACTCGAAAAGGAGGGCATTGTAGGGGGTAGTGATAATACTAACTTTTACACCATGACTAGCAAAAAGTCTAGCTGTATCAACTAAGGGGATCATATGACTTGGTGTCAAGTATGGAACGAAAACTACGTGGAATTGTTCACCATTTTCTTGTCCCATGGTTGATTTGTAATTACTGATTAGAGGACTATGACAATGAAAGATTGGTCTACGTTCATGTATATAGCTTTTAAGGTTGAGAAAACATAGTTTTACTGTCATTGGAGTCATCACAGAGTTTGTCATTGTTCATTTGGTTAGATATGTTGCAACAAGAAGATTTGGCCTGCTTTAACTATGAAGATAGACTCCAAATAAAATGCTATATGCTTAAAAAAACAATGTTAAAACTCTTATTGACCTATTTCACTCGGTAACAAAACTGTGTGTAAGTTATAACAATCGGTAGCAGCAGCGGCAATAGCAGGGATATAGCGAACCCGATGTGTCTTTGCATGCATGTTGCTCGGAACCTCAAAAAATGCTACCAAAGTTTGTAGGATTCTCTAAAAGTTGTGTACTTTTAGAGGTGCCAACGG
Proteins encoded:
- the LOC107849820 gene encoding nuatigenin 3-beta-glucosyltransferase, whose product is MTPMTVKLCFLNLKSYIHERRPIFHCHSPLISNYKSTMGQENGEQFHVVFVPYLTPSHMIPLVDTARLFASHGVKVSIITTPYNALLFESSIDHATDLGHKIFVHKLKFPSAEVGIPEGIENFSAATSAEMAAGVFMGIFLLQKPMESLIFELRPHCIVSDIFFPWTVDVAEQLKIPRLMFYANNVMFQCVEHCLKMYTPHEKVSSDSESFLIQGLPDKIEMKRSQLPDDLKTNPEGPYWELLKQIKESEPRSYAMIHDTIYDLEPSYVDLYEKIKGKKSWLIGPLFHFSKREEANNSRNTPVQERHSCLSWLDSQEANSVVYICFGSMGRFSDVQLTEIALALEASNSSFLWVVRKSDNEQESWMPPGFEKKMLADNKGLIVRGWVPQLRILNHPSTGAFMTHCGWNSTLESLTAGVPMLTWPLFAEQFYNEKLVEVLGCGVAVGAEVWHSTFDITDTIVKKEKIEASVKMLMSNSMESEKIRSRAKDIEAMVKRAVETAGSSYNHLTELIQEIKCHAFGISEVKSEI